In the genome of Paenibacillus sp. GP183, the window GTGCCATTAATTCCAGACCACTTAACAGTTTCAGTTGCGGTGTCCAACGTTATAGCTCCAGAACTAGGTGGGCCAGTAACCACAATTTTGGATACTTTGAAACCTGCTTTATTCACTGGCATATTCACGTATGGTAAGCCCTGCGTTGAAAAGTAACCAGTTGGCGGAACTAAGGTCTTTGGATCTATAACTTGAGCGCTTGCAGACTGTAACTGCAATATAAGCGGTACAATTATTATAAGGCTGACAATAATAGCGATCACGGAAATCCTTTTCCTATTTTTCATATGACACCCTTTTGCTGTAGTGTGGTTGTGCAAACCATCTACCCCAATAAACTATTGCGCTTTGGCAAACTCAACGGATACTCTGTTATACTTATTAATTAAATAAACCTTACCGAAATTGCGTATATCTCCTTTTTTAGCATACGTCACAATCCAACCTGAATTTGAAAACACCTTGTTCAAGTTTTCATCCTTTGGCCATCCGAATGGTGCGTCCTTGACCAAGAAAAATATACCATCATACGGTGAACCAATCCCCAATGATAAACCAAGAGTAAACCAATTACTTTCTTGTGCTATTTTGTTATCCACAGTTATGTGGTAAACAAAAATATAGCTGTCATCAAGAGACTCGTGCAGACTAGTCTTAACCTTCAATAGTTCCCAGAAAGGGTCTGACTTATCATCACCATCAACAACGTGAACCTTATTAAATGTTGCAGTGACACCGCTTTGTACATCTATGGTTGCTGGAAGCTGTATAAGCTTATAACCACTACCAACAATGGTTTCGAAATTAGTGCCATGGAAAGCAATTTCAGCATTACTTACAGCAAGCTTATCCACTCCCAGCTTGCCTCCCCCATTTATCGTTAAGATCCGCTCGATGATCGTAACCGATTGGGCGCGAGTTGTAGACTTATCAGGAGCAAGCTCTCCATTGGACAACCCTTGAATAAGGCCCGCTTTAGCAGCATTGTACATGAGCAATTTATCCTCGATCTGAGCGGCTTTGTCTTGGAGTTTGGCGTCTGTGGATCTAACTGATATCCGTGCCATTTCGAGTCGGGTTATGGGTTGATTGATTTCTCCCAAAGAAAAATCCGACTCCCTCAAGATCCCCTTTGCTTCAGCAGCCTCCACATAAGGCTTGTACCATTCCATTCCCCCTGCAACATTATTCAAAGGAAACTTCATAGCTGTTACCGCCATTTTCAAAAACTCAGCGCGGCTTACATTCAACTCAGGACGAAACGTTCCATCCTCATAGCCATCTACATAATCTTTATCTACTGCTTTCATAATGCTTTCTTTTGCCCAATGTGCCGCGATATCAGTTAACTGCACCTTCGGTTTAACATTCGGCGTGGATTCCATTGCGGAAGCTTCTGAGGTTGACGATTTACAACCAATGGAGTGAGCAAAAATGAAAATGCAGATGACAACTAATAATTTTTTCAAGGGGGTCACTCCTATTAATGAATTGGTCATTTTTACCATTAAAAAACCGCCCTTATATCGCTTTTGACAACGATACAGGGCGGTTCTTCCGCACAATGCTTGCTTTTCTTTTATAAATTAACATAAACTAGCAAATTATTCAATATCTATCATGAAATTTTGCAGGGAATTCAACTCAGTCTCGGTCAATTCTCTAACCGCACCAAGGGCCAGAGCTGGATCAAGCTGGAGAGGTCCCATTGATATTCGCTTCAAATAAACAACTTGCTGCCCAACCGCTTGCAGCATTCTTTTTACCTGATGAAATTTTCCTTCCATTATGGTCAACTCGATTACGGACAGCTTACCCTCAGAAGCATTCCCTGCCTCCATCACGACAAGCTTGGCTGGCAGAGTCACATATCCATCTTCCAATGTAACCCCTTGCTTAAAGGCTTCAATCACAGATTCGCCCACTTCCCATTCTACCTTGGCGAAATAGGTTTTGGGAACATGCTTGCGCGGTGACAGCAGGTTATGTGCCAGCTTGCCATCATTCGTCAGCAACAAAAGTCCCTCTGTATCCTTATCCAAGCGACCCACCGGGAATACATCAAAAGGCTGATAGATTGGGTCCAAAAGATCAACAACCGTTCGATCCCGGTTATCTTCCGTAGCTGAAACTACTCCCTGTGGCTTGTTCATCATCAAGTAGACAAATTCCCGATAATGAACGGTGTCGCCGTCCACGGTTATTTGATCTTTATTCGGATCTACTTGGATGCCGCTGTCCTTGACCTTTTGACCGTTTACCAAAATAACGCCGGCTTTGGTGAGCCGTCTCAGCTCGGAACGAGTTCCGTAGCCCATGTGCGCCAGAATTTTATCGAGACGCTGCGTGGTTTTCATTGATTCAGGTCCACCTCCAACCAGGCGGGTACTCGTTTTTGAGCATGCCCTCGTGCCATTTGCCCCAGCCGACGGAAAACCCGTCGACGCACACGAGGCAGTACCCCTTCAACGCGATCCCAGGTTCATCGCGCCTAACTTCCTCGGGCGAGACCTCCAGCGTCTCGCCCTTCAAATAACGGATGACGCGCGCATCCGTCACAGCCAAGTTCACCACGCGCCGCGCGTCCTCCATCCGGAGGCCCATCGCCAGCGCGTGTGAAGGCTCAAAGCGGCCGCGGTGCAGCGCGCCCAGGTACCACCCGGGCCGCACGATCTTCACGCCGCTCAGCTCGGGCAGCCCCTCCGGCGCCGCATACGCGTGCTCGCCGAAGCAAACGAGCCGCCCGGCGGCTTCGGGCACCACGCCGCTGCGCAGCAGCTCGCGCCCGAACGCCTGCAGCGGCTCCAGGCTCACGCCCGCGCTAGGCACCGCCGCGCGGGTCCAACCCTTCCGCAACGGTGCGCCTTCGCGCCCGCTGAGCGCAGCCCCAACCGCCGCGTTCTCCGTCGCGGCGAAACCCTGCCGCCGCAGCACGGCGGCAAAGTGGCCCTCGCCCTTCAGGCGATGGGGCCACAGCCGCGCCGTGCCGGCGACAGCTGCGATGGCGCGCGCCGAGTAAGCGCCATCGCCCCAAGGCGCCCTCAGCCAGTCCGGGCGCCCCGGGCTAAAGTCCGCATAGCCTCGGACGTCCACAACATCAAAATCGACGTGTTCATCCAAAAACGCGGCGATATGCACTTCATTCTCCTCCGGCGAGAACGTACACGTCGAATAAACCATCGTGCCGCCCGGAGCCAGCATGCTGGCCGCTTGTTCAAGCAGTTCGCGCTGCATCCTTGAATATTCTAGGACAGCTGCCGGCTTCCACTGCGAGATCATATCGTCTTCCTTGCGAAACATCCCTTCACCCGAGCAGGGGGCATCAATCAGAATTTTATCGAAATAGGCAGCAAAAGGCTTCATCAATCGTTCTGGCTTTTCATTCAGGACAACTGAATTACGGATACCGAAGAGCTCAAGATTTTTGACGAGTGCCTTGACCCTGTCCGAGTGGATGTCATTCACAGCCAACATGCCCGTACCTTGAAGCTTTGCAGCGATTTGTGTAGATTTTCCTCCAGGAGCGGCACATAGATCGAGCACCCGATCCCCGGGTTTCACATCCAGAAGTTCGACAGGCGCCATCGCGCTGGGTTCTTGGATATAATAAAGGCCAGCATGATAATAAGGATGCTTTCCCGGACGCTCCCCCTCTTCATAATAATAGCCTTCATTCGACCATGAGACCTTGCTAAGCGTTAAAGGTGACTTTTCAAAAAAAGCATCTCCACTTAACTTGAGCGTATTCACTCTTAGGCCATAGGCTCTTGGCTGCTCGTAGCTTTCAGCAAAAGCTGCATATTCGCTGCCCAGTAATTCCTTCATTTTTTCAACAAATACCGCAGGCAGCTTACTGGTGCTCAAGTTCATCTTTCCTTTTCCGGTTTTCTCGCTAGCTATCGGTATTATAGCCGACTTGTTATCAAACAGCCAATCTTTTTAAGATGCAAGGCAGGATTTGCGCATCATTTCCTAGAAGAAATGAACACAATATAAAACGAGGTGAAATATGAAGAAGCTGCTCGTTTATTTATCCATAGTCGTTGTTTTATTTGGTGCCATATATGTAATGAACAATCAGTCCAAAAAAACCGACGATCAGAAGTACGCAGCGAATCCATACGGCGTTCCTGCCTCCAAACTGAATCCGGCCACCATACCGCTTTTAAGCGATCCCAATTACCAAAACGTTATTCTCCCCAAGGAGCTTGATCAAAAGCTTGCAAAAAAGCTAAGCTTTTTCGTCTACTATTTTAAATCGGATTGCCCGCACTGCAAAGTAACGACTCCGGTCATTGTTCCCATTCAAAAAGAAGTCGGTGTCGATGTAAAGCAGTTAAATCTCTTGGAATATAATGAAGGATGGCAGAAATATAACATCCAGGCAACACCGACTCTAATCTACTACAAAAATGGTGTAGAGGCTGATCGCCTCACTGGCGGGATTCCCGAGACGGCAGGCGGAGCTGGCAATAAACCCGAGTTGTTCAAGCAATTTTTTCAAAAATATAAAAGTTAACTACGATTCCTTATCATGGGCTGCGGGCGGGTTCAGCTTCAATTGCTCCACCAAATGTACAAGTTGTTCGTCTTGAATCACAATATGGAGATCATAAGGCTCGAACGGACTTTGCTCAAATTGGCTTAGCTGCTCCACGTACAGACGACTGTCCTGAACCAGCTTCGCCAGATCAATCCCCAGAGCTTCAGGGGGATAATGCGACAGCTTATCCAGCGCCGCTGTAAAAAGCTTGATCGAACCGCTCACATTGCCGTTAAAATGATGATAAAGGCCTACTGCAACCTGCAGCAGACCTTGATATAAATGATTTCGCCCTTCCTCCATCCAAAGCTCTTCCATCACTTCATGGCATTCAAAGTAATCTCGGGCTTCGTTAAAATAATACAGAAACTCCACATATAAACGGTCATAAGTAAGCATAGGCTTAAGCATGTTCCCCTTTTTTGGCTCTCACAATCGCCGTTTCAAGATCTTGGATGAGTTCAGTCAACGCCCTTACGTCGTCCTTTTCCCAAATCTCATTAAAGCGCAGCTGGAACTGTGCCGCTTCCCGGAAACGATGGAAAAAATAAAGCTCCTGAATGTAATTGAGCACTTTGTTTACTAGATTGGAGTTATCCTCAAACAGCTTTTGAGCTTCCATAATCTCATCACGGATACTGGACATTTCCTGATCCAATAAATAAGCAGCTTCAGCCGCTTTACTGAGCCTCGTCCTCACTTCATCGGGTAAGGTTTCCTTATATTTATAGTTCAAAGAATGCTCGATCGTTGCCCAGAAATTCATAGCCAATGTACGGATCTGGATCTCGGCGAGAACATGCTTCATGCCAAGTGCCGTTTGCACAGGATACTCGATAATCAAGTGATAGCTGCGATAGCCGCTTTCTTTTTTGTTTTCGATATAGTCCTTTTCATAGACGACTTTCATATCCTGTCTGGCATGTATCAATTCAGCCAGCCACTGAATATCCTCGACAAACTGGCACATGATTCGGATACCCGCTATGTCTTCGATCCCGGTTTCCAGTTGGTCAACAGGAACATTCAGTCTCTTAGCTTTGTCCAGTATGCTTGAGATTTTCTTTACCCGGCCTGTTACGAATTCTATGGGTGAATATTCTTCGCGGCTTTTCAGCTCACCTCGCAGCGTTTTGAACTTCACCTTCAATTCCTCTATGGTCTGCTCATAGGGAAGGAGAAACTTTTTCCAATCGCGTCCATCCATCTGACTTCCTCCATTTCAACCCAATCACCGATGATCGGCTCCAATTGCTTCCGATATATGGGTAAATCCATCCTTTTTCAATAATGTCTTCAGCCCTTGACTCAGTCTGCCAAGCAGCTCCGGACCCTCATAAATTAGCGCAGAGTAGACCTCAATCAGACTCGCTCCCGCTCGCAATTTGTCATACGCATCCTGTGCCGAGAAAATGCCGCCTGATCCTATGATCGGCAGCTTCCCTTCCGTTAATTGATACACACGCCTGATGACTTCTGTCGAACGCCGGGTTAACGGTTTGCCGCTAAGCCCGCCTGTTTGTTCTTTATTCGGATGCTGCAGCCCTTCCCTGCCTAAGGTCGTATTGGTCGCAATGATCCCGGAAACACCGCTGTCCATGATCGAGCGAACCGTCTGTTCCAGTTCGTCATCCGTAAGGTCGGGGGCAATCTTGACCAACACCGGTTTACCTGAATGTCGATGCTTTTCCTTCTGTTGCTCCATCTCATCCTTGACGGCATCCAGAAGCCTGTTTAAATCATTCCCATGCTGCAGATTACGCAAATCCGGCGTATTTGGTGAACTGATATTCACGACAAAGAAATCACCCAATTCGTAAAGCCCGCGAAGACAATTGCGGTAATCGTCCTCTGCAGATTCATTCGGAGTCGTTTTATTTTTCCCAATGTTGATCGCGATGGGGATGTCCCGGCGTTTCATTCTTCGCAAGTTTTGTGCCATCGCTTCAATACCTATATTATTAAAGCCCATTCGATTGATTAAAGCCCCATCCTCAGGAAGGCGAAAAAGCCTAGGCTGCTCATTACCCTGCTGCGGCTTAGGTGTAATCGTTCCAACCTCCATAAAGCCAAAACCAAGCTGTGAGAAACCCTCAACTGCATAAGCATTCTTATCCAGACCCGCTGCAAGTCCAATTGGATTGGCAAATTCAATCCCCCAAAGTGTCTGTGCCAAAGCAGGTGAATAAGGTACTCCGTAAAGCGAGTTCAGCAGTTTTTTGCCCCCTGGTAAAGCTACAGCCATATGAAGGCCGTTAATAGTAAGATGATGCGCCTTTTCCGGATCCATGGAAAATAGTATCGGCTTACCCAGCTTTTTGTACAGCATTCTCATGCACTCCGTTCTCTAAATGACTCTAAGAGTCAGTTTATCCGAGTCCGTGAAAATATGCAATCACGAGATGTGCCACAGTTTGAAAGCGCTCTATAAATTTATACATACCTTGACAGCAAATATGATAAGATGAAAATAGTACTCTACTATACATAGAAAAGGTGAATAACGTGCCTAAAAAGAAACCTGCTTATATGCAACACAAAGGTAAGGAAGAGGTAAATAAAAAGGCTCTGATCTGGACAGGCGCTATTATATTGGGAGTTATCTTGCTTATGGCCACCCTGCTCATCTTGAATAGATAGCGGTTAATCCAACCATTTGTAAGTTTTCTTTGGATTGCTGTCTTCCGTCTGCAGCGGAGCTTTAAAAGGCGTAGCCGGCTTGCCGGTTCCATTCCCTTCACCTGGTTTTCCGTCGCCAGAGTCAGGTATAATGCCTTTTCCTATTTTCACCTTGGTCTGCTGAGGTACCATATCATACAGCTCTTCAATGTCTGCTTGCAGCATCCGAATACAGCCCAGCGATTCGTCCTTACCGATGCTCGCAGGTTTGTTTGTGCCATGAATCGCATAGAGCGTATCAGATAAAGTCATCCCCCGGCTTCCAAAATCCCCATTCGATTTGCCATTAGGATTTCGCACTTTTTCCGTGATCACAAAATCTCCCTCGGGTGTCTTTGTACCACCCAAGCCAACCGGATAGTTGCGAATCACAAAGTTGCCGCTGACTAGCACTAAACGATGCTTATCTTTATCCACGAGAATCGAAAGAGGCTCTTGTAATGGGGATGAGAGAGATGCTCCCGCTTCGCCTGGACTGCTTGCAATAGCCTCCTGTTGACCGGGATTCTGCTTTTGTGCTCCTGCAGGATTAGAAGCTGTATCCGGCATGGTGGAAGCTCCCGATTGAGAATCCTTTCCTGGAAGTCCTTCCTTTTTCTCTATCAGCATTTTCGGAAACATGGCTTCCATCTGTGGGGTCAAACCAGGCAGCAAATTCTGGGGGTATGGTTCACGCAGCTGCTCTGCTCTCTCTGGTAGTGTTCCCGTTTTTTGTTGGAAGGCGTCCATCGCTGAGCTCAGCACAACCGCTTCTTCTCGCTCTTGCCTCCAATTTTCAACGATGACAGCCACCTTGCTATTATCTGCCGGCTCGCAATGACATGTTTTGGGGTCATAGTATTGAACCTGGGATTGTCCTTTATTGGTATCACTGCGCTCCACACCAAGCAAAATTCGCAGTGATGTATACCACTCTATCCATTTACCATCTGGTGTTGTATGGCCTTCGACCAAGAGAGAGCTTGTCCATAAGCTATTGTTTGGAACAATCATTTGGGCCAAGTCCTGATTCAAATTGCCTCGCCCATAATAAATTCTAGTTCCACTTTGAAGAGGTAATGGACTCACGGCTTCTTTTACTGCGATTGCTTCGATTTTCACTTCCGAAGGCACTGTTGCTGTTGCAGCTGCAAAGTCGGAAGCATTGGGCTTATTACTAACATTATCCACCGAAGTCGGGATATAAGCAAACAGCAAAAAGGCTGCAAGAACTCCCCATTTCCATCTGGCTGTTTTTTTGTTCCTGTTTTTATGATCCGATGATGGTTTCACCTGCAAAATTTTATCCAAATCTTCCTTTTCGACCACCGCCTTCTGCCTTTCAAAAGCCTCATAAATTTCACCGGCTTCTGCAAAACAATAGGCAGCTTTAGCTTGTTTTCCATTCGCAGCATATTCTCGGCCCAGCAAATACCAAGCCATTTTATGATCGGGATGATCTTTCACATATTTTTTTAGATAAAGAGGATCCTCAAAAGGATTGTGCTGAAAAAAACGCTCCACCTGCTCTTGATTTTTTTTATCGTTCAATGGAGCTCCTCCTCATCTTAAAGGCTTCCTTAATAACACTGTTGCTGTGTACTTCCTCTGTTTTTTATCGGCAAACTCGAGAGAATTATTGAGAAAAATTCCCTATATTTACCCGTTTCCGCAAAAAAAACACCTGCACGGCATATTGCCGTTCAGGTGCTTCCTGATTGATGAAAGAAGTGATGCAATAGGCTGGATTAACGAATAATCGCCGTTTGGGTTGTTTGATCCCACTGAACATCCAAACCAACTTGTTCCGCAAAGAATCGAACCGGCACATAAGTCAGATCTGATTTTACATATGGTGAAACATCTGTATTCATGGCAATATCTGCCTTGCCTTTCTCCACGCGTTTGATCCCTGTTTTACCGATGTACAGCTCAATGGTGATATTTCCATTAATGAGTTGTATCGTTTTCAGGCCAGCCAGCTCCGTATATTTCACTGTGTATCCAAGTGCTTCACTAATCGCTCTTACCGGAACCATTGTACGCTCATTCGTGAACTCAGGTTGGGCTTCAAAGCTGATAACCTGGTCAGCATATACAACTTTGATATTGTTATCCTTCGGCAAAGCTGCAGGCAGCTTATAAGGAGTGATCTTACGGATTTTGTTGTTATAAACGTCAGCAACAATAATACTTCCGTCTTTCGCAACAGCTACATCCGTAGGATTGTAAAGAGTAGCTTTTGATTCTATGCCATTAGTTTCACCTGTAACTGTATTGCCTGCAATGGTGGACACTTTACCATTCAATAAATAACGAACGGAATGATTCAAAGAATCTGCAATCAGCAAGCCTCCCTCGGAGGTTACAGTGATTCCCTTAGGGAAATCGAAGGAAGCTTTTAAAGCATCTCCATCTGCAAAATTCCCAGCCGCATACAATGCACCCTTCTCGGTTACCCCTGATCCAGCAACTGTGGAAACTACACCTGCGCTAAGATCAATGTAACGAATGCGTTGATTGCCTGTGTCACTCACATAAAGATTCCCTTTAGCATCTAATGTAAGGCCTGATGGCTCGTTAAACTTGGCATCCTTCAAATTGCCGTCCTTGAAATCTCCTGCAATGGCGGCTTCACCCGGTCTAACTTCTATCCCGCGATCAGAACCTGCGTTTAAAGTAGTAACAATACCTGCAGCTGTAATTTTACGGATGACATGGTTCAAAGTATCTGCTACATAAACAGTACCGTCCGCTGCAGCGGCCACATCTGTGGGATGATTAAAGCGCGCATCGCCGCCTGAACCATCAATGTTGCCAACTACCCCGTTACCCGCTAGAGTAGTAACTTGTCCAGAAGCATTAATTTTACGCACTGCATGATTGCTTGAATCGGCTGCATAAACATTGCCCTGAGCATCAACCGCAAGTCCTACTGGTTCATTAAAGAACGCTTCCGAAGCTTTTCCATTCAAGAGGCCACCGATGGGAAAACCTTGGGCATTCAAGTTGACCGCCAAATCGGGACCGGCATACGTTGTCACCTGACCAGCCGAGACTTTCCGAACCAGATGATCGCGTGAATCTGCGACAAGTAAAGATCCATCTGACAAGGTCAAAACTCCCGAAGGTGAGCGAAAAGCAGAACTTAAGGCAGCGCCATTTACATCCTTGAAATCTCCAGTACCAGCAAGCGTGGACACATCAGCCATAATTTGGCCATTACTTGTGAACAGCGCATCAGCTGATAATCCGGCCGCTGATACTGAGGATCCACCTAGAAGCGTTGCTGCTATGAGTGAAGATAGTAGAACTTTATTGATTGGTATCATAGGTCTCTCCTTTAATTAATTGTTAATCCATATCAATGAGCAATAAATATGTCTTGAATGGATCCTAGCATCATTGAAGTTAGATATCTTTCAAAATAACTTCCATTCGTCTGACTTGTAAACGTAACTAAGTCACGTATATCTAACTTTGTTGCGGGGTCCTTTATTACAACATTTGTGTTAATCTGAAACTCACGTTTCACTGAAGGTTTAACATCCACTCTAGAACCAAAAGTGAAAGAAGATTTATCAACGGGTTTTTTGTAAATATCCGGAAAAAACCAATAATCCCCTAAATCCAAATCGTTAATAGTAACACTATTCCCTGACACAACTCCATATTCTGGTGGAGTATAAGGCATTGACATCTTTTCAAGAGGACTAGTTGAATAACGACCAAAACCAAAGTAATCTAAATTAAAATAAAAGACTTTTTGACCATCTGGAATTGGTTTATTAAGATTAAGTGTTACTTTCCTAGCTGTATAAATATTTATTGTATTGATATGGCCCTGCATAATTGTTGTACTAGGTATCGTCACTGAGACCAGACTAGAAGTCACTGCATACTTGGATAATTTTTTATAATAATAATATGGTTCAATATAAACACTACCGCTTACAGTTGTATTAGGTATCAGATAGAATTCTACTAAACTACCATAATTTGTATCTATTCTGGTAGCGCCTGATAAGTTTTTTGCTCCTAATTCATTCTTCAATTTGTACCCATTGAGATTAAGGGGAGAATTAATTAGCTGAATCTTTGCAATTCCTACATTGGAAGGAATATTTCCAATGTAATAGACTGCCTGCTCATCTAAATAATAATTTGCGATATTTAGAAGAAAGGCTTCATCTAAATTACTAGGATTAAGATAAATTTTCGTAAAAACCAATTTTTCTAATGAAATTTCTGTAGCTTCGACGTTTACCCCTTTTTGAGTTAGTTCTACATAATAATTATGAAGGTCACCTGTAACCTCCACCCTTATTTCAATAATTATCAAAATTGAAACTTTTTTCAATATTGTTAATTGTAACTGGTTTGTAGACACTTCCTGAAACGGTATAAACTGCAATGGTCACTGCAGGCGTGGGAGAGGACTCTTCTGCTCGGACTGTTGATGGACTGCTGATCAAAGGGACAAGCCCTAAGATCAGCGCCATGATTAATATAATTGATAGCTTTTGCATGTGGTTCACCTTTTATTAAATAGAATGGATGATTTTGAAATGGTTAAACTGATAGTGTTGGCGTCACTATGGCTTTACCGCTTATGCTGATGGTGCTGGTGATGGTGAAGTTGTTATTTTATTGCTGTGGTGTTTTGACATCAAAAATGGCTGATTCTTGGATTATTGGAGTAATAGAATTACCTGATTTATTTACCAAGATAATTCCACCTTTTGGTATAGATATTTTACCTGGTCCACTCACCAGAAAATCTATATCAATCAAAGGTTGTCCTGAACTATCAACAGATACAGGCAGTGTATCTTTCCCGTACTTGGTTACAACAAAAACTAATTCATTTTGGGTACTGCCTAAGACTTCTCTAACGTTATATACACCATGATCATTCTGTGTTGATGTTGGCGCTGGTGATGATGTAGACATTACAAGATCCGGTTTGAAAACAGAATTACTCGGAAAATGAACATTATTATCAAATGAGATGTTCTTATCATATACCAAATGAATTTCAGCACCATATAAACCGACAAAATCTTTTAGAGATATTAAATATTTAACTTTATTACCAACTTGTTCTGGTGCAATAATAACCTTCGGCGTCACAACAGGATCCGGATTTGAATCTGGTATTGTTGATGGTGTTGGTGTCAGAGTAGGCGCAGGAGTAGGAGTAGGCGCCTTCGTACTATTCAATTGATTATCTTTAAATTTAGCTTTTTCTGCATCACTCAAATTCTTCAATAACTCAGCCTCGGCCTTAGCCTTTTCTGCTGCTCTAGCCTTCAGATTAGCTTCTTCCAAAGCCTTTTTGGTGTTTTCTAGAGCTTTCAAAACTTCATCCAAGGCTTTCTTAAGCTCATCTTGCTTCTTTTTCTCTTCTTGCAGCTTAAGAGCTTTATCAGCTTCCAGTTTTTGCTGCAGCTCAATTCTTAGCTTTTCCGCTTCTGGATCAACACCCGCGGTTTTATCGAATGGCTTAACATTGTTCAGATCAAGCTTCTGATTCGGATCCACGATGTCTTTGTTGGCCAATTCGATTAATTTATCCATGGAGGCTTTATCCACTTTATTGGTATCTAGCGCGCTTTTGGCAATGTTACCTATCAAGTTGTTCAAATTTATAACAACTTTATTAAGTTCTTCGATGTTCTTGATAACAAATGTACTGTTAACACCGGCAGCGCTTGTTCCGCTAGCGATTTCTTGCTTTTTGCGATCGATAAACTCCGCATTTTCTTTATCGATGGATGCTTTATTTTGAATAATAGCTTTAATGACATTAGCCGAAGCAGATTTCACGATGGCCCCAATATCCAGAGGCTCAATCTTGATTGCCAGGTTTTTGCTTTCTTCACGGGAATCTACCGTCAGCTGCTGAGTCGGGTATACTATTGCTTCTGTTTTTTGTTCTTCGGGCGGCGGTGGAGCTATACCGAAGGTACTCGCTGTTTTCGTGCCTTGCGCTCCCGGGGAAGTGGATACCGTTGCTGCGACAACACCAGCACCTACTGCAAGCTTGCTTTTGCCTGATTCCGGATCTACACCGACGAAAAATTGCGTTCCGCGAACACCCATGACAGCAGTGGGAGTTTCCACCTCAAACTGGTCATTGGAGCCTGCCAGAGACTTTAC includes:
- a CDS encoding FecR domain-containing protein, producing MDFALLNNRFKMRPFVAVLLIFSLVFSMLSLVLVKQAEAKTSRLAVIASLSGDVTVKKGGGSKSYDAYEGMSLNQGDTLFTGSGASVILNVSNGDSEITLGEASEFNISDLANSGSGKKSKLKMWAGSMWVKVKSLAGSNDQFEVETPTAVMGVRGTQFFVGVDPESGKSKLAVGAGVVAATVSTSPGAQGTKTASTFGIAPPPPEEQKTEAIVYPTQQLTVDSREESKNLAIKIEPLDIGAIVKSASANVIKAIIQNKASIDKENAEFIDRKKQEIASGTSAAGVNSTFVIKNIEELNKVVINLNNLIGNIAKSALDTNKVDKASMDKLIELANKDIVDPNQKLDLNNVKPFDKTAGVDPEAEKLRIELQQKLEADKALKLQEEKKKQDELKKALDEVLKALENTKKALEEANLKARAAEKAKAEAELLKNLSDAEKAKFKDNQLNSTKAPTPTPAPTLTPTPSTIPDSNPDPVVTPKVIIAPEQVGNKVKYLISLKDFVGLYGAEIHLVYDKNISFDNNVHFPSNSVFKPDLVMSTSSPAPTSTQNDHGVYNVREVLGSTQNELVFVVTKYGKDTLPVSVDSSGQPLIDIDFLVSGPGKISIPKGGIILVNKSGNSITPIIQESAIFDVKTPQQ
- a CDS encoding stalk domain-containing protein; translation: MIPINKVLLSSLIAATLLGGSSVSAAGLSADALFTSNGQIMADVSTLAGTGDFKDVNGAALSSAFRSPSGVLTLSDGSLLVADSRDHLVRKVSAGQVTTYAGPDLAVNLNAQGFPIGGLLNGKASEAFFNEPVGLAVDAQGNVYAADSSNHAVRKINASGQVTTLAGNGVVGNIDGSGGDARFNHPTDVAAAADGTVYVADTLNHVIRKITAAGIVTTLNAGSDRGIEVRPGEAAIAGDFKDGNLKDAKFNEPSGLTLDAKGNLYVSDTGNQRIRYIDLSAGVVSTVAGSGVTEKGALYAAGNFADGDALKASFDFPKGITVTSEGGLLIADSLNHSVRYLLNGKVSTIAGNTVTGETNGIESKATLYNPTDVAVAKDGSIIVADVYNNKIRKITPYKLPAALPKDNNIKVVYADQVISFEAQPEFTNERTMVPVRAISEALGYTVKYTELAGLKTIQLINGNITIELYIGKTGIKRVEKGKADIAMNTDVSPYVKSDLTYVPVRFFAEQVGLDVQWDQTTQTAIIR
- a CDS encoding L,D-transpeptidase, coding for MNDKKNQEQVERFFQHNPFEDPLYLKKYVKDHPDHKMAWYLLGREYAANGKQAKAAYCFAEAGEIYEAFERQKAVVEKEDLDKILQVKPSSDHKNRNKKTARWKWGVLAAFLLFAYIPTSVDNVSNKPNASDFAAATATVPSEVKIEAIAVKEAVSPLPLQSGTRIYYGRGNLNQDLAQMIVPNNSLWTSSLLVEGHTTPDGKWIEWYTSLRILLGVERSDTNKGQSQVQYYDPKTCHCEPADNSKVAVIVENWRQEREEAVVLSSAMDAFQQKTGTLPERAEQLREPYPQNLLPGLTPQMEAMFPKMLIEKKEGLPGKDSQSGASTMPDTASNPAGAQKQNPGQQEAIASSPGEAGASLSSPLQEPLSILVDKDKHRLVLVSGNFVIRNYPVGLGGTKTPEGDFVITEKVRNPNGKSNGDFGSRGMTLSDTLYAIHGTNKPASIGKDESLGCIRMLQADIEELYDMVPQQTKVKIGKGIIPDSGDGKPGEGNGTGKPATPFKAPLQTEDSNPKKTYKWLD